Within Deltaproteobacteria bacterium, the genomic segment CCAACGTGCACGTACAGGGTTTGGGGAGGCACCTTGGCCACAATGTCTTTGTTGTTGACGAAGCGATAGGTGTCCACGAAGTAATCGCTTCTAAAGTCCGCGTCACCTACCCGGGGAGAACCGTAGGTATACAGGCCTCTCACGTTTCCGTATCGGTCCGCGGCGAGAGTGGCCACGGCCGCGCCCATGCTGTGGCCCGTGACCCACACCGTCCGGCGTCGGTCCTTCAGCGTATCCAGATACCCCGAAAGCTCCTGCCACACTTCATCCAGCGCCGCTTTGAATCCCTGGTGCACCTTACCCCGCTGGCCCCAGTCCACGGGCACGAACCTGAAATTGGTCAGCCAGTCGGCGAACACGTTGGAGAGATCGTTTTCACCCGGACGTTTGCGGAGCTCGGATCCCCTGAAGGCCACAATGACGCAGCGGGAATTATTCGCGACGAAACATTGCGTGATTTTACCCTTGAAAAACCGGACGTCATCTAAATCCGTGCGATCCAGTTGCTGAATAACAAAATCATCGTCCGCATAGGCCAAGGTCGAACATTCGGCAAGCCACCAGGCATTGGCCAGATCGAACAGGTGAGCCCGGTGACGGAACGGTACCTTCCGGCAGTCGGCGAAATACTCGAAATCGAGATACGGCGGAGCAATACTCTTCCAGGTGAGTTCCGTTAAGGATTTCTTCTTGAGCGCGGGCATGGAGGGGCTCCTTGGGATGCCGATTTTGTAGCACATCGCCGGATTTTCTGCAAATGGATGGAGCTAGAAATTGGCCGTACGGGATTGCATGGCCCCATACTCCCGGTGCAGCCTCTTGTTGCTTCGCAACGCAGACAACCAGTTGTCCGCGCCACCCTTTGGATTTCATCGGGGTTGCAGCAGGGGGCCAGATTATTTGCCTCGGACCTTTCGAAGGGGGTCTCCGGGCTCCGGCCTTTGCCCGAGCGACCATATCAGGGCTGGAGTGACTCTGTCATAGAGAGGCGGAAGGGATGGAAACCGGCATCGTTTTGGGGGATAGGCGCCAAAACGAACCCAAGAAATTTGGGAAGGGAGCTCGAGGGGAACCTTTTTTAAAAGGTTCCCCTCGATCCTATCAATAGGTTATCCGCACCTTCAATCTTCCTCCCCATATCCGCCGCCGCCGGGTGTTTCGATGCGAACCACGTCTCCTTTGGACAGGATTTCGTTGAATTTGCCGGGTTGTTCTGTTTGTGCGCCGTTTCGGGCGATGACGTTTCTGACGGTTTTGCCCGGGCTTCCGCCCATGAGGCCGTAAGGTGGAACGCGTCTACGTTCGGACAGGACCGTGACTTCCGCGTCCGACAGCAGCCGGATTTCACGCGTGAGGCCATTGCCTCCGTTGAACCGGCCCTTGCCTCCCGAACCTTCCCGAATGGAATATTCGGTAACCAGAAACGGGTAGCTGTATTCCAACGCTTCCACGGGCGTATTCATGGTGTTGGTCATGTGCGAGTGCACCGCGTGCTCGCCGTGGCCGCCGGCCGAAGCGCCCATGCCGCCGGCCAGGGTCTCGTAGTAGGCAAAGGGCAAGTCGGTCCGGGGATCGATGCCTACGATGGTCACGTTGTTCATGGTGCCCTGGCCCGCGGCCGGAACCCGGTCCGGTACGGCCTTGGACAGAGCGCCTAGCACCACGTCCACGATACGCTGGGATGTCTCGACGTTGCCGGCCGCCACTCCGGCGGGGAAACGGGCGTCCACCACGGACCCTTTCCGGGTCTTCACGCGGATAGGCTTGAGACATCCGGCGTTGGGTGGAATGTCCTCGGAAATGAGGGACCTCAATACGTACAACACGGCGGACAGGGTGATGGCGTACACCGCGTTGACGCCGCCCCGGACCTGGTCGTCGGATCCGCCGAAGTCGAAGGTCATTCCGTCTCCCTCGACCTGAATCCGCACGTGTATGCGGATGTTTTCATGCCCCTTTCCGTCGTCCTCCATCACGTCTTCGAACTCGTATACTCCGTCGGGAATGGACTCGATGGCCTTGCGGGTGATGGTCTCGGAATAGTCGATCAAACGGTCGGCGTAAAAGGTCAGGGTTTCGAGACCATGGGTCTCGAGAAGACCGATGATGCGGCGTACGCCCGTCACGTTCGACATGACCTGGGCCGCGAAATCCCCTTCACCTCCCACGTCGGCATGATGCGCCCGGTTGGCCACATAAAACGAAGGCGAGGATCCCCCGAAAAACACCGGCGCCACCACCGTGATGTCGGGCAAGTGCGTGCCGCCCTTGAAAGGATCGTTCAACACGGCCATGTCCCCGTCCCGGAATCCGACGCTTTCAATGGCGGATTTCACGGACAAGGGCATGGAGCCCAGATGCACCGGTATATGCGCGGCCTGGGCCACCGTGTCCCCGTTACGATTGAAAACGGCGCACGAACAGTCCCGGCGCTCCTTGATGTTGGGCGAAAACGCCGTGCGCACCAGCGTGACACCCATCTCTTCGGCAATGGAAGAAAAACGGTTCTTGAACACTTCCAGCAAAATCGGATGTACGTCCATGCATGGCTCCAGAGGTCGGTTGATCTATTGGAGGGAAGATGCCCGGGGAAACCTTTTGCAAAAGGTTTCCCTGGACCCCTTCCAAAATCCTTCGAGTGGGTTGCGCCGCTTGGCGACGCAACCGGAGCGAAGATTTCCGTGAAGTCGCCCTCGTTTTGGGCGCAACGCGCCCAAAACAACTTGAAACGTTTAGGAGGGGAGTCCGAGGGGAACCCTTCTCAAAGGGTTCCCCTCGGCCACTTTCAAACCGGCGATGCACTCAATCAATCTCCAACAAAAAATTGCCGTAGGGGTCCACGCGGCCTTGGGCGAAGGGGGGGATCACCACGGTCGAGCTGTATTCCGCCACGATGGCCGGCCCCGGGACGAGGTTGCCCGGCATCAGGCGTTCCCTGGAAAGAATCTTGGCCTTTACGTTCTCGAGGTCGAACACCACGTTTCGTTCGCCGAGGAAAGCCTCGGGCGGAGGCGTTTCGCCGGCTAGGGTCGATGGCCGGAATTCGGGTTTGTCCGGAACCCCCCGGGCCCGCAGACGCACATTGACGATTTCCACGGACTTGTTAGGATTGCGGTAACCGTACGTGCTTTCATGCAGTTCGTGAAACCGGCCTATGCAGTCTTCACCGAAAGGCGCCAGGATTTCATAGGATTGACCTTGGTAGCGCATATCCAGGTAACGCTCCATGAGCGCCTGTTCCTGTTGAACCCCTTCTTCGAGGAGATCGAGATAGGCGCGTTTTTCGAGGGCTCGGAATTGTTGGATAAGGTCATCCTGGTCCAATTCTTTTTCCTGGATCATGACGGTTTGCGAATAATCCTTGACCACGTCGGCCATGAGCATACCCATGGCGGAGAGGATTCCCGGATGTTGGGGCGCCAGCACCTCGGGGATATGCAGCAGGCGGGCCAGAAACGCGGCGTGCATGGGTCCCGCGCCGCCGAACGAGAACAGGGTGAATTCGGCGGGATCGTAGCCCCGCTCGACGGAGATGACCCGGATGGCCTTTTCCATGTTCGTGTTGGCCACGTCGAGAACGCCCTGGGCCAGCTCGATGGGGGTCAATCCCAACGGTTTGGCCATGGCCTCGAAGAAGGGTCCCAGGCGTTCCGGATGCAGGCGCATGTTTCCTCCGAGGAAGCGTTCCGGCGCCAGTCTGCCCAGGTAGAGATTGGCGTCCGTAACCGTGATGTCTCGGCCGGTTCCGTAGCAGATGGGACCGGGATCCGCCCCCGCGCTGTCAGGACCCACTTTCAGGGAGCCGCCTGCGTCCGGACGCGCGATGGAGCCGCCCCCGGCGCCCACGGTGTGGATGTCCGCCATGGGCACTTTTACCGGGTATTCGGAGATCTTGGACTCGGTGGTCAGAGAAAGCCCTCCGTCGATCAAGGACACGTCCGTCGAGGTTCCGCCCATGTCGAACGTGATGAGCCGCCGGCGACCGGCGATCCTGCCGATTTCGAAGGCTCCCACAACTCCGCCCGCGGGACCGGACAGTATGGTGCGAACAGGTTCGGTCATGGCGGTTTCCGCTGATATGGCCCCGCCGTTGGATTGCATGATCCGGAGGCGGTCCTTCGGCTCCATGGAGTTCGCAAGATGGGATATGTATTTCTTCATCACGGGGGACACGTAGGCATTGATCACCGTGGTCGAGGTCCGTTCGTATTCACGAAACTCGGAAAGAATTTCATGAGAGGCGGATACGGAAATTCCGGAATCCTCGAGGATACGTTTCATGGTGCGCTCGTGATCCGGATTGGCAAAAGAGAAGAGGAAGCAGACGGCCACCGACTCGGCGTTTTCCTCCAGAATGCGCCGGGCCGTTTCCCGTGCTCCGGACTCGTCGAAGGATTCATGGATCTCGCCGTTGCATCCGACTCGACCCGCGACGCCGAACCGGAGCGATTTCGGCACGATGTGAGGCTCTCGCCTGTATTTGAGGTCGTAGAGGCGAGTGCGGTTTTGACGTCCGATTTCGATCACGTCCTCGAACCCTCGATTGGTCACCAGCGCGGTTTTCACCCCCTTGCGTTCGAGAATGGCGTTGGTGGCCACGGTGGACCCGTGCACAATGGTTTTTTCACCCTGCGCGGCGATGTGACGCAGGCCATCGAGGATGGCTTCCGCGGGGTTGGATGGGGTGGAGAGACACTTGTACAGTTCCCACTGTTCCCCGTGCCGGAATATGAAATCCGTGAAGGTGCCCCCGGTGTCTATGCCTATAACGACCATGGCCATCTCCGATCGCGTGCAGGTGGAAACGGTTCGTGATGAGTACGGGGAGAAAACCTTCCAAATCGTCCTTCCTCGACCGGACTCCGGGAACAGGAACGATTATGGCGACCCGGATTGCCTTGGGCCCGTGTCCGCGGTATGTCGTTTGCGTTCGATCCAATAAGCGAGCGCCGCTAACATGGCGGAACAGAAAATGACGACCGAGGCGATCCGGAAAACGCCCGTCACCCCGATTTGGAGCGCTTCCACGGGCGCGGCCGTTACACTCGTGGCCGGCGGCAACCCGGCCGCTGCCAGCACGCAGGACGAGAAGAGCGCTCCCATCAATGGAAATCCGGAGGTGTTACCCAAGGTCCTGGACAGGGACAACAAGCCCGACGCGATTCCGATGTGCTCACGGGGGGCCTCACCCAGGATCGCGCTGTTGTTCGGAGACAGGAACATGCCCAGCCCTAAGCCCAGCGGCGTCAGGCGGAGTATATACCCGAGCGGGGCAACACCGGAATCCAGCGTGCTGATGATCACGCATCCCGCCGCAGCGAGCGTCAGACCCAGCAAGGTGATACCCCTCGGACCGAAGCGGTCCGCCAGCATGCCGGAGGCCGGCGCCACGATCCCCATGGTCACTGGAACCACCATCATCATAAGTCCGACCTGTTCGGTCCGATATTCCAGGACGAGCTCGAGGAAAAACGGAAGAATAAAAGTGCCCGCCAGCGCCACGAACACCAGGAGCGACATGATCAGGTTGATGCTGAACAGTGCGTTCCGAAACATCCCGAGTTTGATCATGGGGTGGGCCACCGAGCCCTCGACGATCAGAAAGAAAGCGAAACCCAACGCTGCGGCCACCAGCAAGATGAGGGCATGGGAATTCCCGAACCCCCACTTTTGTCCCAAAGTCATGCCAATGGCGTAACAGACCAGGGTGGCCAGCAGAACCACCGCGCCAAGAGGATCGAATTTCTGATTAGGGGAGCCCGGGAGGTCGGTCGGCACAAAGCGCCCGACCATGATCGCCGCCATCAATCCCACGGGTACGTTCACCAGGAAGATCGTTCGCCAGCCCACCCATCCGATAAGGAGGCCGCCCAGGGCCGGACCGATCGAGAGTCCCACGGCCACGATGCTGCCGACGATCCCCAACGCCCTTCCTCTTTCGGACGCGGGAAAAATCATGGCCACTAGGGCCGCGCCGAGGGCTTGCGCCATCACGGCTCCGCAGCCCTGCAACGCACGGAAACCGATGAGCCAACCCACGGTGGGAGCCATTCCGCAGAGCAGGGACCCCAGGGTGAACAGGGCGAGTCCCGCCGTGTAGACTCGCTTGCGTCCCAGCATATCCCCCAGCCGGGCCACACCGATCACGAGAGAGGTGATCACAAGAACATAGCTGATCACTACCCATTGAACCGTCGCGAAATCGGTGTGAAGTGTTTCCACCAGCGTGGGCAACGCCACGTTGACGATACTGGCGTCGATGGTGGCCATGAGCACGCCCAGACCGATACCCGCCATGGCCCACCACCTGCGGGAATCGGTCAGCGTTTGATCTTGAGGGGTTTCTTGCAATTTCGTCTCTTGACAAGGTGATGGTGAATCGTGGCGGATGCACCGCTATCGGCGGACAACCAACCCGGGTTAGGCGACGGTAGGGCTAAACTCGGCCGGGTGTCAAGCCTTTCCGGGCTATCCTCTATCCGGGAAAGCGGTTGCGAACCCCTCGAAGGGCGCAACGCTTGGATCAAAAGGGAGAAACCGGGAGGAGGCTGTTGAAGCGGCCGAACCCCTTTGGGATTTCAGATCGCCGGCATGGAAAAGCACCCCCCGCTCCTGAAAGCGGGGGTTAGCAGACAGAATTTCCTATTCCTTTTCCACCGGTATCGTGACAACGGGAACCGGCGAATGCTTGACGACTTTGTCGGCCACGCTGCCGAACGCAAAGTGGGCTTTTCTGCCATGCTTGGCCATGATCACCAAGTCCACCTTTTCCTTTTCGATGAACTTGAGAATCTGTTCAGCAGGGTCGCCCACGGCCACGTGTTTGATGTACAGACGGCACCCCTCGAGATGCCTCATGCAGATGTCGTCGAGATGCTTGTGCGCGGTTTCTTCTTCCCACTCGAGAAGTTTATCCACGTGTTCTTTCCCGAACTCTCCGTACCAGGGAGCGTGTCTCGCA encodes:
- a CDS encoding MFS transporter; protein product: MAGIGLGVLMATIDASIVNVALPTLVETLHTDFATVQWVVISYVLVITSLVIGVARLGDMLGRKRVYTAGLALFTLGSLLCGMAPTVGWLIGFRALQGCGAVMAQALGAALVAMIFPASERGRALGIVGSIVAVGLSIGPALGGLLIGWVGWRTIFLVNVPVGLMAAIMVGRFVPTDLPGSPNQKFDPLGAVVLLATLVCYAIGMTLGQKWGFGNSHALILLVAAALGFAFFLIVEGSVAHPMIKLGMFRNALFSINLIMSLLVFVALAGTFILPFFLELVLEYRTEQVGLMMMVVPVTMGIVAPASGMLADRFGPRGITLLGLTLAAAGCVIISTLDSGVAPLGYILRLTPLGLGLGMFLSPNNSAILGEAPREHIGIASGLLSLSRTLGNTSGFPLMGALFSSCVLAAAGLPPATSVTAAPVEALQIGVTGVFRIASVVIFCSAMLAALAYWIERKRHTADTGPRQSGSP
- a CDS encoding hydantoinase B/oxoprolinase family protein, with amino-acid sequence MDVHPILLEVFKNRFSSIAEEMGVTLVRTAFSPNIKERRDCSCAVFNRNGDTVAQAAHIPVHLGSMPLSVKSAIESVGFRDGDMAVLNDPFKGGTHLPDITVVAPVFFGGSSPSFYVANRAHHADVGGEGDFAAQVMSNVTGVRRIIGLLETHGLETLTFYADRLIDYSETITRKAIESIPDGVYEFEDVMEDDGKGHENIRIHVRIQVEGDGMTFDFGGSDDQVRGGVNAVYAITLSAVLYVLRSLISEDIPPNAGCLKPIRVKTRKGSVVDARFPAGVAAGNVETSQRIVDVVLGALSKAVPDRVPAAGQGTMNNVTIVGIDPRTDLPFAYYETLAGGMGASAGGHGEHAVHSHMTNTMNTPVEALEYSYPFLVTEYSIREGSGGKGRFNGGNGLTREIRLLSDAEVTVLSERRRVPPYGLMGGSPGKTVRNVIARNGAQTEQPGKFNEILSKGDVVRIETPGGGGYGEED
- a CDS encoding lipase family protein; this encodes MPALKKKSLTELTWKSIAPPYLDFEYFADCRKVPFRHRAHLFDLANAWWLAECSTLAYADDDFVIQQLDRTDLDDVRFFKGKITQCFVANNSRCVIVAFRGSELRKRPGENDLSNVFADWLTNFRFVPVDWGQRGKVHQGFKAALDEVWQELSGYLDTLKDRRRTVWVTGHSMGAAVATLAADRYGNVRGLYTYGSPRVGDADFRSDYFVDTYRFVNNKDIVAKVPPQTLYVHVGNLKFIDAYGVLRDNELRWGRWADDLEDKVRNMFSSLGRMEPGFSGFVPDAVKDHAPTLYAIHIWNALVELQNH
- a CDS encoding hydantoinase/oxoprolinase family protein — its product is MVVIGIDTGGTFTDFIFRHGEQWELYKCLSTPSNPAEAILDGLRHIAAQGEKTIVHGSTVATNAILERKGVKTALVTNRGFEDVIEIGRQNRTRLYDLKYRREPHIVPKSLRFGVAGRVGCNGEIHESFDESGARETARRILEENAESVAVCFLFSFANPDHERTMKRILEDSGISVSASHEILSEFREYERTSTTVINAYVSPVMKKYISHLANSMEPKDRLRIMQSNGGAISAETAMTEPVRTILSGPAGGVVGAFEIGRIAGRRRLITFDMGGTSTDVSLIDGGLSLTTESKISEYPVKVPMADIHTVGAGGGSIARPDAGGSLKVGPDSAGADPGPICYGTGRDITVTDANLYLGRLAPERFLGGNMRLHPERLGPFFEAMAKPLGLTPIELAQGVLDVANTNMEKAIRVISVERGYDPAEFTLFSFGGAGPMHAAFLARLLHIPEVLAPQHPGILSAMGMLMADVVKDYSQTVMIQEKELDQDDLIQQFRALEKRAYLDLLEEGVQQEQALMERYLDMRYQGQSYEILAPFGEDCIGRFHELHESTYGYRNPNKSVEIVNVRLRARGVPDKPEFRPSTLAGETPPPEAFLGERNVVFDLENVKAKILSRERLMPGNLVPGPAIVAEYSSTVVIPPFAQGRVDPYGNFLLEID
- a CDS encoding universal stress protein, which gives rise to MEMKKILWPTDFSKSAAAALPYVNSLTKKFDAEIHVLYVIEDIARHAPWYGEFGKEHVDKLLEWEEETAHKHLDDICMRHLEGCRLYIKHVAVGDPAEQILKFIEKEKVDLVIMAKHGRKAHFAFGSVADKVVKHSPVPVVTIPVEKE